One window from the genome of bacterium encodes:
- a CDS encoding T9SS type A sorting domain-containing protein: MNVSCLGRYWHTSSNDVEVRGAYAYVADGDYGLRIINISNPVTPQQVGHCQTVGNARRITVSGSYAFIAEENAGLRIIDISNPVSPYEVGFIVVNSEFVPIFADDVAVSGSYAYIASNSLGLQVIDVSNPANPRYIGHCETPGMAFGIVVSGMYAYVANSSSGLRIINISNPNHPFEVGSYDTPGHAFGVALSGANCYVADLDSGLQIINISNPATPYRSGFCHIQGAAWDIAVNDSFAYVADELYGLRTINISNPSNPQEVGYFATYGQTCGVRVSGSLAYIANSGKGLRIVNISNPVNPVETGNYSIPGNAYDVAVSGSNAFIADGSVGIRVLNINQPSNLHEVGHFNTLGFASRITLSDTCAYVAYGYYGLRVIGIGNPATPHEVGSYDTPGNANDVAVSGSLCFVADGYEGLQIVNVENPSNPQRIGFLDTPDYALRVAVSGSFAYVADLDSGLRIININNPVSPIEVGSYVTHRGASGVAVTGSIAFVVSNGIGLQIFNVNNPSVPQIIGELVTSTYMAGVTVSGNYAFIAEDNFGFRIINISNPADPREVGYHSTQSYARKITVTGSLAYVAAGQEFGIYDCSQALGVVERNSNAIPDVFQIESVYPNPFNASATLTYSLPARADVKLELFDMTGRSLGTIVDWAQEAGTYTARINGTGLSSGVYFANLTAGKQSESKRLVLVK, from the coding sequence TTGAACGTAAGTTGTCTCGGGCGGTATTGGCACACATCATCGAATGATGTTGAGGTACGTGGCGCTTACGCTTATGTCGCTGACGGGGATTATGGTTTACGGATTATCAACATCAGCAATCCTGTTACTCCACAACAAGTTGGTCATTGCCAAACAGTAGGCAACGCGCGACGAATTACAGTATCCGGTAGCTATGCATTCATCGCAGAAGAAAACGCAGGTTTGAGAATCATTGACATCTCAAATCCTGTATCGCCATATGAAGTTGGATTTATTGTAGTTAACTCCGAATTTGTTCCAATATTTGCAGACGATGTCGCTGTTTCTGGTTCTTATGCATACATTGCCAGTAACTCACTCGGTTTGCAAGTGATCGACGTTAGCAATCCCGCAAATCCACGATACATAGGACATTGCGAAACCCCAGGAATGGCGTTTGGGATAGTTGTTTCTGGTATGTATGCCTATGTCGCAAACAGCTCGTCTGGACTACGGATAATTAACATAAGTAATCCTAACCATCCATTTGAAGTGGGGTCTTATGATACACCCGGTCATGCCTTTGGTGTTGCACTATCCGGTGCAAATTGTTACGTAGCCGATTTGGATTCCGGTTTGCAGATAATCAACATTAGCAACCCCGCAACGCCATACAGATCAGGATTTTGTCACATACAAGGAGCCGCGTGGGACATTGCAGTTAACGACTCTTTCGCCTATGTCGCGGATGAACTATATGGTCTTAGAACGATTAATATCAGCAATCCGAGCAATCCTCAAGAAGTCGGATACTTTGCAACCTATGGACAAACGTGTGGTGTGAGGGTTTCTGGTTCTTTAGCTTATATCGCAAATAGCGGAAAAGGTTTACGAATTGTAAATATTAGCAATCCAGTTAATCCGGTTGAAACTGGTAACTACTCGATTCCCGGAAACGCGTATGATGTCGCTGTTTCTGGTTCAAATGCTTTTATCGCTGACGGAAGTGTGGGAATAAGGGTACTCAATATCAATCAACCTTCAAATTTGCATGAGGTAGGTCACTTTAACACACTCGGTTTCGCAAGTAGAATCACTTTGTCAGATACTTGTGCGTATGTTGCATATGGGTATTACGGTTTGAGAGTTATTGGAATCGGTAATCCGGCAACTCCCCATGAAGTAGGTTCTTATGATACACCCGGAAATGCGAATGACGTCGCTGTTTCTGGTTCATTATGTTTTGTGGCGGATGGTTATGAAGGGTTACAAATTGTCAATGTTGAAAACCCATCTAACCCACAACGCATAGGATTTCTTGATACACCCGATTATGCATTGCGGGTCGCAGTTTCTGGATCTTTCGCCTATGTTGCCGATCTAGATTCTGGTCTACGGATCATAAACATTAACAATCCTGTGAGTCCAATTGAGGTTGGATCATACGTTACACACAGGGGCGCAAGTGGAGTCGCTGTAACGGGTTCTATTGCTTTCGTCGTAAGCAACGGCATCGGACTTCAGATCTTTAATGTGAATAACCCTTCAGTTCCTCAAATTATTGGGGAATTGGTCACTTCAACTTACATGGCAGGTGTTACCGTTTCTGGTAACTACGCCTTCATAGCTGAAGACAATTTTGGTTTTAGAATTATCAACATAAGCAATCCAGCTGATCCTCGGGAGGTAGGGTATCATAGTACACAGAGCTATGCCCGTAAGATTACGGTAACGGGGTCGCTGGCTTATGTCGCTGCCGGGCAAGAATTCGGTATCTACGACTGTTCCCAAGCCCTTGGCGTAGTCGAACGTAACAGCAATGCGATCCCCGACGTTTTCCAAATCGAGTCGGTGTATCCCAATCCCTTCAATGCTTCCGCTACTCTTACGTATTCGCTGCCCGCTCGCGCTGATGTGAAACTCGAATTGTTCGATATGACTGGACGTAGCCTCGGAACAATCGTTGACTGGGCACAGGAAGCGGGAACCTACACCGCTCGCATCAATGGCACAGGGCTCTCCTCAGGGGTATACTTCGCAAATCTGAC